In the Deltaproteobacteria bacterium genome, one interval contains:
- a CDS encoding O-antigen ligase family protein, translated as MSARASAVVLALLAGLCAWSIAGMQVASGLLVLAFIATQGWKNAPALRAPTLAFAAICAASALLSPALGSFDLLAWRFALLAWLVAAVAMELGEAQTDRVAAVWIGAMVLAGAWGIFQAFTGKDLLALVHLRREAIVIESPWKDHFAALGFFNSRLTFANGLLVPLGLAGAWAVVGRGRARVLGVIASVVLTLALGLSFGRAAWWGALAAGAMLVLWRGGWRAALALVVVLGLALALPPVRARLASSVSVSQNEDRVFIWARAREVVADHPVLGVGYAAYPRVAAPYYDRVDPDFPMHTWAHDTPLSLLAEVGATGLAAYLWLWVAIYTLGAAAVRAGSTVALGLCAGTAGLHVASLFHDVLYDGEVAHALWIAGGLLAALGLRAASRNPRAEAST; from the coding sequence ATGAGCGCGCGCGCTTCCGCGGTGGTGCTGGCGTTGCTCGCTGGCCTCTGCGCCTGGTCGATCGCTGGGATGCAGGTGGCGTCGGGCTTGCTGGTGTTGGCCTTCATCGCCACGCAGGGCTGGAAGAACGCGCCCGCGCTGCGCGCACCGACGCTCGCGTTCGCCGCGATCTGCGCCGCGAGCGCGCTGCTCTCGCCGGCGCTCGGCAGCTTCGATTTGCTCGCGTGGCGCTTCGCGCTGCTGGCGTGGCTGGTGGCCGCCGTCGCGATGGAGCTCGGCGAGGCCCAGACCGATCGCGTCGCCGCGGTGTGGATCGGCGCGATGGTGCTCGCGGGCGCGTGGGGCATCTTCCAAGCCTTCACGGGCAAGGATCTGCTCGCGCTCGTGCATCTGCGGCGCGAAGCCATCGTGATCGAGTCACCGTGGAAGGACCACTTCGCGGCGCTCGGCTTCTTTAACTCGCGGCTCACGTTCGCGAACGGGCTGCTCGTGCCGCTCGGCCTCGCGGGCGCGTGGGCCGTGGTCGGCCGCGGGCGCGCGCGCGTGCTCGGCGTGATCGCCTCGGTGGTCCTCACGCTGGCGCTCGGGCTGAGCTTCGGTCGCGCGGCGTGGTGGGGCGCGCTCGCGGCGGGCGCAATGCTCGTGCTCTGGCGCGGCGGCTGGCGTGCGGCGTTGGCGCTCGTGGTGGTGCTGGGGCTCGCGCTGGCGCTGCCGCCGGTGCGCGCACGGCTCGCGTCGAGCGTGAGCGTGAGCCAGAACGAGGACCGCGTTTTCATCTGGGCGCGCGCGCGCGAGGTCGTGGCGGATCATCCCGTGCTCGGCGTGGGCTACGCGGCGTACCCGCGGGTGGCGGCGCCGTACTACGACCGCGTCGATCCCGACTTCCCCATGCACACCTGGGCGCACGATACGCCGCTCTCGCTGCTGGCCGAGGTCGGCGCCACGGGGCTCGCCGCGTACCTCTGGCTCTGGGTGGCCATCTACACGCTCGGCGCGGCAGCCGTCCGGGCGGGCTCGACGGTCGCGCTCGGTCTCTGCGCGGGGACGGCCGGCCTGCACGTGGCCTCGCTCTTCCACGACGTGCTCTACGATGGCGAGGTCGCGCACGCGCTGTGGATCGCGGGCGGACTGCTCGCCGCGCTGGGGCTGCGCGCTGCCAGCCGTAATCCCCGCGCGGAGGCCTCGACATGA